The following coding sequences lie in one Sporocytophaga myxococcoides DSM 11118 genomic window:
- a CDS encoding PrsW family intramembrane metalloprotease has product MNFKKIITFITLCFWPFLLFAEGKKTFFVGRSLYFWVLLGGGVYIFYLYHINKNEKKEFFKIPFVRSLSLSLILLLFSFFAINFFIKEPDLIKSPTEAFDEEYLPVKDLNQKEDLYIRKLEISFSDPDLNFECIQNHFRIPQSWEENNRYYERDDYTLLNFFSDRLNFSDSAYVDQARLSIGLYKYFSDSLPSAISYFNSVSNRNLPYLNYYLAVTYLKIGDTLEAKKVFSKAIQINDVFYNAAFEEYTQLLEKYNDEEGVKKLLYTAKTEKFVPFQMATKFYFLNGDYFKYYLKVLSHSFKDFKWTGFLAALGIMLVWLFYIIRIDIYEKEDWFPLLLTLLYGMTFTFLAFFFYDFFRYYLSFDRTGSFWNDLLYCIFGIGAIEELVKIIPLFLLVAFFSEHLNEAYDYILYACLSALGFAFVENILYFDGDLAGIVQGRGMTSVPSHMIASSIVAYGFVLSKYRFKNFPLWISFPVFFLLGSITHGLYDFWIFKQVFPVFLLHFVISVSVWIIIINNCMNNSPYFNYKMKYRSENMQTYMAVSLTTIFVLQYALVAWEKGPSIAGHSLTTAFIIGGIFTVYYTDKLTNMDLVKGYWNTISVHSVTDKRRNNAFNLRLFFVRLISGDIIPHHFVGDKVSLSCEKNNLKLLTHFPHPINGEIIDRLVVTCKVPGTGNLFKDPYWFKLITEESISPGADPETIFLFRFSDDQPTFTENKPLLIHLYCFRNHHVKDDLLQKEDLRSLGKAMLRLRSVE; this is encoded by the coding sequence ATGAATTTCAAAAAAATAATTACGTTTATCACATTGTGTTTTTGGCCTTTTTTGCTTTTCGCTGAGGGAAAAAAAACTTTTTTTGTAGGACGTTCACTGTATTTCTGGGTTTTGCTAGGTGGGGGAGTTTATATATTTTACCTGTATCACATTAATAAAAATGAAAAGAAGGAATTTTTCAAAATTCCTTTTGTCAGGTCACTTTCCTTGTCACTGATATTGCTGTTGTTTTCTTTTTTTGCAATCAATTTTTTTATAAAAGAACCTGATTTAATAAAAAGTCCGACAGAAGCTTTTGATGAGGAATATTTGCCGGTAAAGGATCTGAATCAAAAGGAGGATTTATATATCAGAAAACTTGAAATATCTTTTTCTGATCCGGATCTTAATTTTGAATGTATTCAGAACCATTTCAGAATACCTCAGTCTTGGGAAGAGAATAACAGGTATTATGAAAGAGATGATTATACATTATTGAATTTTTTTTCTGACAGACTAAATTTTAGTGATTCTGCTTATGTAGATCAGGCCAGGTTATCTATAGGGTTATACAAATACTTTTCAGATAGTCTACCTTCGGCCATATCTTATTTTAATAGCGTAAGCAACAGAAATCTACCTTATCTGAATTATTATTTAGCTGTTACTTATCTGAAGATAGGTGACACCCTTGAGGCTAAGAAGGTCTTTAGTAAGGCTATTCAGATCAATGATGTTTTTTATAATGCAGCATTTGAAGAATATACCCAACTTCTCGAAAAGTATAATGACGAAGAAGGGGTAAAAAAATTACTATACACAGCCAAAACTGAAAAGTTTGTGCCTTTTCAGATGGCAACAAAGTTCTATTTCCTTAATGGGGATTATTTCAAATACTATTTAAAAGTCCTATCCCATTCATTCAAAGATTTTAAATGGACAGGCTTTTTAGCTGCTTTGGGAATCATGCTTGTCTGGTTGTTTTATATTATAAGGATTGATATTTATGAAAAGGAAGATTGGTTTCCTTTATTGTTGACGCTCTTATATGGAATGACGTTTACATTCCTCGCATTCTTCTTTTATGACTTTTTCAGATACTATTTATCTTTTGACAGAACAGGAAGTTTCTGGAATGATTTACTGTATTGCATTTTCGGAATAGGTGCTATTGAGGAACTGGTTAAGATTATACCTCTATTCCTGCTAGTTGCGTTTTTCTCCGAGCACTTGAATGAAGCGTATGATTATATCCTGTATGCATGTCTCAGCGCATTAGGATTTGCGTTTGTTGAAAATATCTTGTATTTCGATGGAGACCTTGCAGGAATTGTACAAGGTAGGGGAATGACCTCCGTGCCATCTCATATGATTGCATCGTCCATAGTTGCATATGGCTTTGTGTTAAGTAAATACAGATTCAAAAATTTCCCACTCTGGATTTCCTTTCCAGTGTTTTTCCTGTTGGGCAGCATTACACATGGATTGTATGACTTCTGGATTTTTAAACAGGTTTTTCCGGTATTTCTTTTACACTTTGTAATTTCTGTTTCAGTATGGATCATTATAATTAATAACTGCATGAATAATTCTCCTTATTTCAATTACAAAATGAAGTACAGGTCAGAAAACATGCAAACTTATATGGCAGTTTCTTTAACCACAATTTTTGTGCTCCAGTATGCTTTAGTGGCTTGGGAAAAAGGACCTTCCATTGCCGGACATTCTCTTACTACAGCTTTTATCATAGGGGGAATTTTTACTGTTTACTATACTGATAAATTAACCAATATGGACCTTGTAAAAGGCTATTGGAATACGATATCAGTTCATTCTGTTACAGACAAAAGGAGGAACAATGCATTTAACCTTCGCTTGTTTTTTGTAAGACTTATTTCAGGAGATATAATTCCTCATCATTTTGTCGGAGACAAAGTAAGTCTTTCATGTGAAAAAAATAATCTTAAGTTGCTTACTCATTTTCCACACCCGATTAATGGGGAGATAATAGACAGGCTTGTTGTCACTTGCAAGGTTCCAGGTACCGGTAACTTGTTTAAAGATCCTTACTGGTTTAAATTGATAACAGAAGAGTCAATAAGCCCGGGTGCTGATCCTGAAACTATATTTTTATTCAGATTTTCTGATGATCAACCAACGTTTACAGAAAATAAACCATTGTTAATTCATTTGTACTGCTTTAGAAATCACCATGTCAAAGATGACTTATTGCAAAAAGAAGATCTTAGGTCATTGGGGAAGGCAATGTTGAGGTTAAGGTCTGTTGAATAA
- a CDS encoding J domain-containing protein: MLKLKDYYKVLHLSSTASSEEIKKAYRKLALQFHPDKNSFPQAKAVFQEINEAYDVLSDPVKKNNYDFRLNQSFQPKTTYSGEKSNTDNHRPFHKSPGKQKFKNKDPYKNYALKGKFFSSFVFFFCLILCIDYVISQRYDNTIVEDISRFEAKTSNYTDHYNHEVQSSKIDFNFNSETANSITPYDTISVDITPIFGIVKSCHPISDEKLNYADGFSIYYPFTFLILLAMAASCASLFVKSNETGFSLSILSMILFIIVQFLLAKS, from the coding sequence TTGTTGAAATTGAAGGACTATTACAAAGTTTTACATCTTTCATCCACAGCTTCTTCGGAGGAAATTAAAAAAGCATACCGAAAACTTGCTTTGCAATTTCATCCTGACAAAAATTCGTTCCCTCAGGCTAAGGCTGTATTTCAGGAAATTAACGAAGCATATGATGTACTTAGTGATCCGGTTAAAAAAAATAATTATGATTTCCGGTTAAATCAATCATTTCAGCCAAAGACTACCTATTCAGGAGAAAAATCAAATACAGACAACCACAGACCTTTTCATAAATCGCCTGGCAAACAGAAATTTAAAAACAAAGACCCTTATAAAAATTATGCACTCAAAGGAAAGTTTTTTTCCTCTTTTGTATTCTTTTTCTGTCTCATCCTTTGTATCGATTATGTGATTTCTCAAAGATATGACAACACAATCGTAGAAGACATTTCACGCTTCGAAGCCAAAACTTCAAACTACACGGATCATTACAATCATGAAGTCCAGAGTTCTAAAATCGATTTCAATTTTAACTCTGAAACAGCTAATTCCATAACTCCTTATGATACAATCAGTGTAGACATCACTCCTATCTTTGGTATTGTAAAATCCTGCCATCCAATTTCAGACGAAAAATTAAATTATGCTGATGGCTTTTCAATCTACTACCCTTTTACATTCTTAATTCTTCTAGCCATGGCAGCAAGTTGTGCCTCTTTGTTTGTAAAATCCAATGAAACAGGATTTTCCCTGTCAATATTATCTATGATCTTATTTATAATAGTTCAATTCTTACTGGCCAAGAGCTGA
- the msrA gene encoding peptide-methionine (S)-S-oxide reductase MsrA: MLDKLKFLSFASLLFAFCLASCAKSKVPANNSNIKEEIINPMANLDTATFGAGCFWCVEAIFQDMKGVQKVVSGYTGGQVDNPTYKEVCTGNTGHAEVIQIYYDPAVVSFKDLLEVFWQTHDPTTLNRQGNDEGTQYRSAVFYHNAEQKELSEKYKKELDQSGAFSSPIVTEIVPISKFFAAEDYHQNYFNLNKGQPYCTYVIKPKVEKFKKVFGDKVKK; this comes from the coding sequence ATGTTGGACAAACTAAAATTTCTTTCATTTGCATCTCTGCTATTTGCTTTTTGTCTGGCATCATGTGCAAAATCAAAGGTGCCGGCAAATAATTCTAATATTAAAGAAGAAATCATAAACCCAATGGCGAATTTAGATACTGCCACATTCGGAGCAGGATGCTTCTGGTGTGTTGAGGCAATTTTTCAAGACATGAAAGGTGTGCAGAAAGTTGTATCCGGGTATACAGGAGGACAAGTTGATAATCCAACTTATAAAGAAGTTTGCACTGGCAACACCGGTCATGCTGAAGTGATTCAGATTTATTATGACCCTGCAGTAGTTTCTTTTAAAGACCTGCTGGAGGTATTCTGGCAAACACATGATCCTACTACTCTTAACAGACAAGGCAATGATGAAGGTACGCAATACCGTTCAGCGGTATTTTATCATAATGCAGAACAAAAAGAATTGTCTGAGAAATATAAAAAAGAACTTGATCAATCAGGAGCATTCAGCAGTCCTATTGTAACTGAAATTGTACCTATAAGCAAATTCTTTGCTGCAGAAGATTACCATCAGAATTACTTCAATCTGAATAAAGGACAACCTTATTGCACTTATGTAATCAAACCCAAGGTTGAAAAATTCAAAAAAGTGTTTGGTGATAAAGTAAAAAAATAA
- a CDS encoding TIGR04283 family arsenosugar biosynthesis glycosyltransferase, with the protein MKISVIIPTFQEEENIGRLIKYLKRQANTSLLQEIIIADGNSDDETVTIASQQGVRVLQCPVRGRAAQMNYAAARASGGILYFIHANTFPPKGFCDDIIFAVKDGYSAGCFRLQVDHNHWFLQLNCWFTRFDSDYVKFGDQSLFVTKEQFKNCNGFDERLYFLEDLELIKRIKSNGKFKIVSKHVLISAKKYLEKGIYKLQIAFFLMFIMYKLKYSQDKMREAYKRMTHSK; encoded by the coding sequence ATGAAAATCAGTGTAATAATTCCCACTTTTCAGGAAGAGGAGAATATTGGACGATTAATCAAGTACCTTAAAAGACAAGCAAACACCTCTCTTTTGCAGGAGATCATAATAGCTGATGGCAATAGTGATGATGAGACTGTAACAATTGCCAGTCAGCAAGGCGTCAGGGTTTTGCAATGTCCTGTAAGAGGAAGGGCGGCACAAATGAATTATGCTGCAGCCCGCGCATCCGGAGGTATTCTTTATTTCATACATGCTAATACTTTTCCTCCGAAAGGTTTCTGCGACGATATTATTTTTGCAGTGAAGGATGGTTATTCTGCAGGCTGCTTCAGGCTACAGGTTGATCATAATCACTGGTTTTTGCAGCTGAACTGCTGGTTTACCCGATTTGACTCTGATTATGTAAAATTTGGTGATCAAAGTTTATTTGTAACTAAAGAACAGTTTAAAAACTGCAATGGCTTTGACGAAAGGCTATATTTTCTCGAAGATCTGGAGTTGATTAAAAGAATCAAAAGTAACGGTAAGTTCAAGATTGTAAGCAAGCATGTTCTGATTTCTGCAAAGAAGTATCTTGAAAAAGGCATATACAAGCTTCAGATAGCTTTTTTCCTGATGTTTATTATGTACAAATTAAAGTACTCTCAGGATAAAATGCGTGAGGCCTACAAACGAATGACTCATTCCAAATAA
- a CDS encoding LytR/AlgR family response regulator transcription factor — MVLKAVIVDDEVSGRETLSHYIQKYCQDVEIVGFADSVKSGLEVIEKCRPDILFLDVEMPYGNAFDLLEQVNEITFETVFVTAFSNYAMKALNCSAAYYILKPIDIDELVSAVNKIKAQREKSKEFIHTKILIENINIANKQLQKIVLPTMEGFEVVQVKDIIRCQANDNFTDIILAEGKKMLICRTLKHFEGLLEDYDFMRVHKSHLINIQFIKRYRKGKGGQVIMSDGSEIDVSPAKKQDLLDRFG, encoded by the coding sequence ATGGTATTGAAAGCTGTTATTGTAGATGATGAGGTTTCCGGCAGAGAGACATTGTCGCATTATATTCAAAAGTATTGTCAGGATGTGGAAATTGTAGGTTTTGCAGATTCAGTAAAATCAGGATTGGAGGTTATTGAAAAGTGTAGACCGGATATCCTTTTCCTTGATGTAGAAATGCCATATGGTAATGCCTTTGATTTGCTGGAACAGGTAAATGAGATAACATTTGAAACTGTATTTGTAACTGCTTTCAGCAATTATGCAATGAAAGCTCTTAATTGCAGTGCAGCTTATTATATACTCAAGCCCATTGATATTGACGAACTGGTTTCCGCGGTTAATAAAATAAAAGCTCAGCGGGAAAAGTCAAAAGAATTCATTCATACTAAAATCCTTATTGAAAATATCAACATTGCAAATAAGCAATTACAGAAGATTGTATTGCCGACAATGGAGGGGTTTGAAGTAGTTCAGGTGAAAGACATCATCAGATGCCAGGCAAATGATAATTTTACAGATATCATTCTAGCAGAAGGAAAAAAGATGCTTATTTGCCGCACGCTGAAGCACTTTGAAGGATTATTGGAAGACTATGATTTTATGCGTGTACACAAATCTCATCTGATCAATATTCAATTTATTAAAAGATACAGGAAGGGTAAAGGTGGACAGGTTATAATGTCTGATGGTTCTGAAATTGACGTCTCTCCAGCAAAGAAACAGGATTTACTTGATCGTTTCGGATAA
- a CDS encoding tetratricopeptide repeat-containing sensor histidine kinase has translation MRKLALIILVLSGGLHLQAQDKKVKIISKSSMAPDPAYSLIDKAEKIAVKDPAKAIDYIQEALTLNLKEGDKKIEGLCYKLLGEINTNQGIYSKGQENFLKALDIFRNLQESDLVNKTLIGLSLSYENGNNIKEAIEINNQLIKDASGKSNKREQVKWRYKNGDLYLLLGNFQQALAEYTAALSIEEKDKNKEGIIDANNRIGKVYLEQEKNNKAIQHYKKLEEIAEESKDEKTKADMYSNISRAYSNQNRLDDALIAKQKSLEANKKLDDKEALAKEYVDVGNLYLEQKNSANAVPYIEKGIQLSEESGDLIKKADGLKALSKAYKESGNIMKSMALYEEYVSLKDSILSKKEHELNHLLYGKDDLISRQKKLEILEKDMALNQKTIDLLRKDQKIREAGLKRQQLIIYGLLSGLLLVFGSSWVVFASSRKRRISNQQLALKSLSSQMNPHFIFNALNSVNNFIAKNDERSANKYLSDFSKLMRAVMENSQHDFVPMATEIRILELYLQLEHSRFPDKFDYTFEIDESINREIEIPPMLIQPYIENAVWHGLRYKEDKGFLKVKVSQVQSGIEVVIEDNGIGRKKSKELKTQNQKESSSLGMKNIESRLGIINELYKIQMKVVIEDLDAANQSGTKVIITIGTK, from the coding sequence ATGCGGAAACTAGCATTGATAATTCTTGTGCTGTCAGGAGGATTGCATCTTCAGGCACAGGATAAAAAAGTGAAAATTATTAGTAAATCTTCAATGGCTCCGGATCCTGCTTATTCTCTTATAGATAAAGCAGAAAAAATAGCTGTTAAAGATCCGGCAAAGGCTATTGATTATATTCAGGAAGCTTTGACTTTAAACCTTAAGGAAGGAGATAAAAAAATTGAAGGTTTATGTTACAAATTGCTTGGTGAAATAAATACAAATCAGGGAATTTATTCAAAAGGTCAGGAGAATTTTCTGAAAGCGCTCGATATCTTCAGAAATTTACAAGAATCAGATCTTGTAAATAAAACGCTTATAGGTTTATCTCTTTCATATGAAAATGGTAACAATATAAAAGAAGCTATTGAAATTAATAATCAGTTGATTAAGGATGCATCTGGTAAATCCAATAAAAGAGAACAGGTCAAATGGAGATATAAAAATGGAGATTTGTATCTCTTACTCGGTAACTTTCAGCAAGCTTTAGCAGAGTATACTGCAGCACTTTCTATTGAGGAAAAGGATAAAAATAAGGAAGGCATCATTGATGCGAATAACCGGATAGGAAAGGTTTATCTGGAACAGGAAAAAAACAATAAAGCGATTCAACATTATAAAAAACTTGAAGAAATAGCTGAAGAAAGCAAAGATGAAAAAACCAAAGCTGATATGTATAGTAATATTAGCCGCGCCTACAGTAATCAAAACAGACTTGATGATGCATTGATTGCTAAACAGAAGTCGTTGGAAGCTAATAAAAAGCTGGACGATAAAGAGGCTTTGGCTAAAGAATATGTGGATGTTGGTAATTTATATCTTGAACAAAAAAACTCTGCTAATGCTGTACCTTATATTGAAAAGGGAATTCAGTTATCTGAAGAATCAGGAGATCTTATAAAAAAAGCTGATGGGTTAAAAGCTTTGTCAAAAGCGTATAAAGAGTCCGGAAATATCATGAAGTCAATGGCATTGTATGAAGAATATGTATCTCTGAAAGATTCTATTCTCTCAAAGAAAGAACATGAGTTGAATCATCTTTTATATGGAAAAGATGATCTTATTTCCAGACAAAAGAAATTAGAAATACTCGAAAAGGATATGGCTCTGAATCAAAAGACCATTGACTTGTTGAGAAAAGATCAGAAGATCAGAGAGGCAGGATTGAAACGTCAGCAATTGATCATCTATGGATTGTTATCCGGATTGCTGTTGGTATTTGGCAGTTCCTGGGTTGTATTTGCCAGTTCACGTAAAAGAAGGATTTCTAATCAGCAACTGGCATTAAAATCCTTGAGCAGTCAGATGAACCCTCATTTTATTTTTAATGCATTAAATTCAGTAAATAACTTCATTGCAAAAAATGACGAAAGGTCTGCTAACAAATACTTATCAGATTTCTCAAAATTAATGAGAGCTGTAATGGAAAACAGTCAGCATGACTTTGTTCCTATGGCCACAGAGATTAGGATACTTGAGTTATACCTTCAGCTGGAGCATTCACGCTTTCCGGATAAGTTTGATTATACCTTTGAAATAGATGAATCCATCAACAGGGAAATTGAAATTCCTCCTATGTTAATTCAGCCATATATTGAAAATGCAGTATGGCATGGATTAAGATATAAAGAGGATAAGGGATTTCTCAAAGTTAAAGTTTCTCAGGTTCAGAGTGGGATAGAGGTTGTTATTGAAGATAATGGTATAGGAAGAAAGAAGTCTAAAGAACTTAAAACTCAGAATCAAAAAGAAAGCAGTTCTCTGGGGATGAAAAATATTGAAAGCAGACTTGGAATAATTAATGAATTGTACAAAATACAAATGAAAGTTGTGATAGAAGATCTGGATGCAGCCAATCAGTCTGGTACGAAGGTCATAATCACAATCGGCACAAAATAA
- a CDS encoding vWA domain-containing protein: MLMRKKTIFLLTTFWFAFACSLYGNNFLSLFKKTSTKEELTPPDPSPKQKKIKVALLLDTSNSMDGLIEQAKSQLWTIVNELAQAKCDGIKPTIQIALYEYGNDRLSAMEGYIKMVTPLTDDLDKISEDLFKLTTNGGSEFCGHVIQTACNQLDWSPDGNDLQVIFIAGNEPFNQGGVPYQKACALANSRNVVVNTIYCGPYQEGINGLWKNGADITKGNYMSIEQDRKTVYIPSPYDDKISDLNTQLNTTYIEYGNLGKEKKIKQVEQDANAEKYGKENKVNRAVSKSTHVYKNKSWDLVDASDEKDFKVEEVQTADLPQEMQNMTTDQKQKYIETKKADREKIKTEIQQLNIQREKYIVEQKKSETPEKSLDKAMLEAIKKQAAQKNLTF; encoded by the coding sequence ATGCTAATGAGAAAAAAGACCATTTTCCTGCTTACTACATTTTGGTTTGCTTTTGCCTGTTCACTTTACGGAAATAACTTTCTTTCGCTGTTTAAAAAGACAAGTACTAAGGAAGAATTAACTCCTCCCGATCCTTCACCTAAGCAAAAGAAGATTAAGGTAGCTCTACTACTGGATACCAGCAATAGTATGGATGGACTGATAGAACAAGCTAAATCACAGCTCTGGACTATTGTCAATGAACTTGCCCAGGCAAAGTGTGATGGCATAAAACCTACAATTCAGATAGCTTTATATGAATATGGTAATGATAGACTTAGCGCTATGGAAGGTTATATCAAAATGGTTACTCCACTTACTGATGACCTAGATAAAATTTCTGAAGACCTCTTTAAACTGACAACCAATGGAGGTAGCGAATTTTGTGGTCATGTAATACAGACAGCATGCAATCAACTAGACTGGTCGCCGGACGGTAACGATTTGCAGGTAATCTTCATAGCAGGAAATGAGCCGTTTAACCAGGGAGGGGTCCCTTATCAAAAGGCTTGTGCACTAGCAAACTCAAGAAATGTAGTAGTCAATACAATTTATTGCGGCCCATATCAAGAAGGGATTAATGGTTTATGGAAAAATGGAGCAGACATTACCAAAGGGAATTATATGAGTATTGAGCAGGATAGAAAAACAGTTTATATCCCATCTCCATATGATGATAAAATTTCTGATTTGAACACCCAATTGAATACCACATATATTGAATATGGAAATCTTGGAAAGGAAAAGAAAATAAAACAGGTAGAACAAGATGCTAATGCTGAGAAATACGGCAAAGAAAATAAAGTAAACAGAGCAGTGAGTAAGAGCACACATGTTTATAAAAACAAAAGTTGGGATTTAGTAGATGCTTCAGATGAAAAAGACTTCAAAGTGGAAGAAGTGCAGACCGCGGACCTGCCTCAGGAAATGCAGAACATGACTACAGATCAGAAGCAGAAATATATTGAGACGAAGAAGGCTGACAGAGAAAAAATCAAGACCGAAATACAACAGTTAAATATCCAAAGAGAAAAATATATTGTTGAACAGAAAAAATCTGAAACTCCTGAAAAATCGCTTGATAAAGCGATGCTAGAAGCTATAAAAAAACAGGCCGCTCAGAAGAATCTTACTTTTTAA
- a CDS encoding T9SS type A sorting domain-containing protein produces MVLLSLNCLTNITYIIVRYRIKIQTLFAVLIFIVLSISAYSQEPDLPFYYEKNLPLYGHPPKVEEYYYEYHTQTKAHYYNHFIEFDAQGRVKKHVKTNVGLLDDVPPIFQSIIDPRPVTITCSFEYDENNRLVYFVRNQQQTDVDNWRQDEEWIYDTYGALKEHNFWDVSEGQRVIKNPSIRWKYQRNDKGQVVRVEKQTYSFSAGDLALSEITEFGYKQNVLDTISVYRVLNGNASLRERRSQLSFHRYNDLIPDSILLSSFVSIFSSSDTILQTINYDGQNRKLASYSVGTSDDTISHIEWEYDEFSVKQTSNNIDRLEVYYDETGYEKYREEFQNNQSLAVPADLNTRVLENGKMVSALREIWDPVTYFYRKDTEYLYFYDITSLSKEHFSSDMIAIYPNPGSGTFYLNDPDDISELTLYATDGKLWKLSPGASITSECPAGIYLLVIKMKDGSIEKTRLVIE; encoded by the coding sequence ATGGTACTTCTCTCCCTCAACTGCCTTACAAATATTACATATATTATTGTCAGATATAGGATTAAAATCCAGACTTTATTTGCTGTGCTCATCTTTATAGTTCTGTCCATCTCAGCTTACAGTCAGGAGCCCGATCTACCATTTTACTATGAAAAGAACCTACCATTATATGGCCATCCTCCAAAGGTAGAGGAGTATTATTATGAATATCATACCCAGACAAAAGCTCATTACTACAATCATTTTATTGAGTTTGACGCACAAGGAAGGGTAAAGAAGCATGTTAAAACCAATGTAGGATTGCTGGATGATGTGCCTCCAATATTTCAATCCATCATTGATCCCAGACCTGTTACTATTACATGCTCCTTTGAATATGATGAAAATAACAGACTGGTTTATTTTGTAAGAAATCAGCAACAGACAGATGTTGACAATTGGAGGCAGGATGAAGAGTGGATATATGATACATATGGAGCCCTTAAGGAACATAATTTCTGGGATGTCTCAGAGGGACAAAGAGTCATTAAGAATCCTTCAATAAGGTGGAAATATCAGAGAAATGATAAAGGACAAGTTGTAAGGGTTGAAAAACAAACCTATTCATTTAGTGCCGGAGATCTTGCTCTTAGTGAAATAACGGAATTTGGATACAAACAGAATGTATTGGATACTATTTCAGTTTATCGTGTACTTAATGGAAATGCTAGTCTGAGAGAAAGACGTTCCCAGCTAAGCTTTCATAGATATAATGATTTGATTCCTGATTCTATACTTTTATCTTCCTTTGTTAGTATCTTTTCATCAAGTGATACTATACTTCAAACGATCAATTATGACGGGCAAAACAGGAAACTTGCATCTTACAGTGTTGGAACTTCAGATGATACTATTTCTCATATAGAGTGGGAGTATGATGAATTTTCTGTTAAGCAAACTTCTAATAACATTGACAGGCTTGAAGTTTATTATGATGAAACAGGTTATGAAAAATATAGAGAAGAATTTCAGAACAACCAATCACTTGCTGTTCCTGCTGACCTCAATACACGCGTACTGGAGAATGGTAAAATGGTTAGCGCGCTTAGGGAGATATGGGATCCTGTAACTTATTTTTACCGCAAAGACACAGAGTACCTTTATTTCTATGATATCACATCATTGTCTAAAGAACATTTTTCAAGTGATATGATTGCCATATATCCAAACCCCGGATCAGGTACATTTTATCTTAACGATCCGGATGATATATCTGAGCTTACCTTATATGCGACAGATGGTAAACTATGGAAGCTTTCACCAGGGGCAAGCATTACCTCTGAATGTCCTGCAGGGATTTATTTACTTGTTATAAAAATGAAAGATGGTAGTATTGAAAAAACAAGGTTGGTTATTGAGTGA